The Megalops cyprinoides isolate fMegCyp1 chromosome 19, fMegCyp1.pri, whole genome shotgun sequence genome has a window encoding:
- the sgsm3 gene encoding small G protein signaling modulator 3, with product MSGSFTPTPGGPFSALTPSMWPQDILAKYYQKDSPDEPELQYDEFGFRIDSEDGVVPQEGLISEGSPQREDPQQRLRWQAHLEFTHNHTVGDLTWDLIAPCLPRSERLRALVLGGIPHSMRPQLWMRLSGALQKKRTSEISYREIIKNSSNDETTAAKQIEKDLLRTMPSNACFSSVTSVGVPRLRRVLRGLAWLYPDIGYCQGTGMVVSCLLLFLEEEDVLWMMCALIEDLLPPSYFSSTLLGVQTDQRVLRQLIVQYLPRLDRLLQEHDIELSLITLHWFLTSFASVVDIRILLRIWDLLFYEGSVVLFQITLGMLKIKEEELVSSENSASIFNTLSDLPSQLEDAATVLGEAVRLAGALSQENLEAQRHKHLAYILAEQAQLNSNNSQTLSTNLNKVVRRQSLRRKSTLSSLLFGEDEAEALKAKNIKQTELVAALREAIARTAEHFHCLDPRNCSTDLTPDYSMESHQRDHENFVVVSRNRRRRAKALLDFERHDDDELGFRKNDIITIISQKDEHCWVGELNGLRGWFPAKFVEILDERSKEYSLAGDDSVTEAVTDLVRGTLCPALKAIFQHGLKKPSILGGPCHPWLFIEEAASREVERDFNSVYSRLVLCKTYRLDEDGKVLTPEELLYRAVQSVNMSHDSAHAQMDVKFRSLVCVGLNEQVLHLWLEVLCSSIAAVEKWYQPWSFLRSPGWVQIKCELRVLSKFAFSLSQDCELPTKREEKEQRPLKEGVQDMLVKHHLFSWDIDG from the exons ATGTCAG GAAGCTTCACTCCAACCCCTGGGGGGCCGTTCTCTGCTCTAACCCCGAGCATGTGGCCTCAGGATATCCTCGCCAAGTACTACCAG AAGGACTCCCCAGACGAGCCGGAGCTGCAGTATGATGAGTTTGGGTTCCGGATTGACAGCGAAG ATGGCGTGGTGCCTCAGGAGGGGCTGATTTCGGAGGGCTCGCCCCAGCGTGAGGACCCCCAGCAGAGGCTGCGCTGGCAGGCCCACCTGGAGTTCACCCACAACCACACGGTGGGCGACCTGACCTGGGACCTGATCGCGCCGTGCCTGCCCCGCTCCGAGCGCCTGCGGGCGCTGGTGCTGGGGGGCATCCCTCACAGCATGAGGCCTCAG ctGTGGATGCGTCTGTCGGGGGCCCTGCAGAAAAAGAGGACTTCTGAGATCTCCTACAGAGAAATCATCAAGAACAGCTCCAACGATGAGACCACTGCCGCCAAGCAG aTTGAGAAGGACCTGCTGCGCACCATGCCCTCCAATGCGTGCTTCAGCAGCGTGACGAGCGTGGGCGTGCCCAGGCTGAGGCGGGTTCTACGCGGGCTGGCCTGGCTCTATCCCGACATCGGCTACTGCCAGGGCACCGGCATG GTGGtgtcctgcctgctgctgttcctggaggaggaggacgtTCTGTGGATGATGTGCGCCCTGATCGAGGATCTGCTGCCCCCCTCCTACTTCTCCTCCACCCTGCTGGGGGTGCAGACGGACCAGAGGGTCCTGAGGCAGCTGATTGTGCAGTACCTGCCCCGCCTGGACCGCCTGCTGCAGGAGCATGACATcg AGCTGTCCCTGATCACTCTGCACTGGTTCCTGACCTCATTCGCCAGCGTGGTGGACATCCGTATCCTGCTGCGTATCTGGGACCTGCTCTTCTACGAGGGCTCCGTGGTGCTCTTCCAGATCACACTGGGCATGCTCAAGATCAAG GAGGAGGAGCTAGTGTCTTCAGAGAACTCGGCCTCCATTTTCAACACACTATCCGACCTGCCCAGCCAGCTGGAGGATGCGGCGACGGTGCTGGGGGAGGCGGTGCGCCTGGCGGGGGCGCTGTCCCAGGAGAACCTGGAGGCGCAGCGTCACAAACACCTGGCCTACATCCTGGCTGAGCAGGCCCAGCTCAACTCCAACAACTCCCAGACACTCAGCACCAACCTCAACAAG GTTGTCCGCAGACAGAGCCTACGCAGGAAGTCGACTCTCAGCTCCCTGCTGTTTGGGGAGGACGAGGCCGAGGCCCTGAAGGCCAAGAACATCAAGCAGACGGAGCTGGTGGCAGCTCTGAGAGAGGCCATTGCTCGAACGGCAGAGCACTTCCACTGCCTGGACCCCCGCAACTGCAGCACG GACCTGACCCCAGACTACTCCATGGAGAGCCACCAACGGGACCACGAGAACTTTGTGGTGGTGTCCCGTAACCGACGGCGACGGGCCAAGGCCCTGCTGGACTTTGAGCGGCACGACGACGATGAGCTGGGCTTTCgcaaaaatgacatcatcacc atCATTTCACAGAAAGACGAGCACTGCTGGGTGGGAGAGCTCAACGGGCTGAGAG GATGGTTTCCAGCCAAGTTTGTGGAAATCCTTGATGAACGGAGCAAAGAG TACTCCTTGGCAGGGGACGACTCGGTGACGGAAGCAGTCACAGACCTAGTGAGGGGGACGCTGTGTCCGGCCCTGAAGGCCATCTTCCAGCACGGCCTGAAGAAGCCCTCCATACTGGGGGGTCCCTGTCACCCCTGGCTTTTCATAGAGGAG GCAGCCAGCAGAGAGGTGGAGCGGGACTTCAACTCCGTCTACTCCAGACTGGTGCTCTGTAAGACTTACAG gTTAGACGAGGATGGGAAAGTTCTGACCCCAGAGGAGCTCCTGTACAGA GCGGTGCAGTCTGTGAATATGAGCCACGACAGCGCACATGCCCAGATGGATGTCAAGTTCCGCTCCCTGGTCTGCGTGGGCCTGAA cgAGCAGGTGCTGCACTTGTGGCTGGAGGTGCTGTGCTCCAGTATAGCTGCTGTGGAGAAGTGGTACCAGCCCTGGTCCTTCCTGCGCAGTCCTGGCTGGGTCCAGATCAAGTGTGAACTGAG GGTGCTGTCCAAGTTTGCCTTCAGTCTCTCCCAGGACTGTGAACTACCTACAAAGAGAGAG GAGAAAGAGCAGAGGCCTCTGAAGGAGGGCGTTCAGGACATGCTAGTCAAACACCATCTCTTCAGCTGGGACATTGACGGCTag